In Streptomyces sp. NBC_00341, the DNA window GGCGGCTGGAGCAAGATCGAGAGCCGCGCATTCCCGGGATACGCCCTCGAGAACTCGGGCAGCACGGTCCGGCTCGTCCAAGTCTCCGGAGCGGACACCCAGAAGTGGTCCGTCGGCCCGGGGTAAAGCCTGCGGAGCGAAACGCCCAGAGTGACCTTGATACCTTGCCCCTGCTGGGAGAGGGCTGGGCCGCGGGCAGTACCCCGGTCCGGGGCACCGTCCGCGTCGAGCCCGTGCGCCAGGAGCAGCTGACCGTAGGCCCCGTGAAGGACTGGAACCTCCCAGGTCCCCCCCCCCGCCGACTGCGCGGGTTGGCCGGCTGATGATCTGCGGGTTTTTGTCGGTGGTGGTTCGGCATGGCGATGTCAGTGCCCGCCAGTTGCTTGTCCTGTCGGTGTTGCTACTCGGTGTGGGTGGTGATGTGGATGTATTGGACGTCGAGTTGGTTGGCGATGTTGTCGAGGACGTCGGCGAGGGAGCGGACGGTCATGGGCTCAAGTCTGATTCCTGGTCCGTTATCCGTGGTCAGCACGGGGACGCCGTCCTGCGCGCCGGCTTGCCACGAGCGGGCGATGGACCGCAGGAGCGCGGTGACGTGTTCCGCGGGAACGGTCAAGCGCCCGTCGGGCTCGACGTTGACCTCAGGTGCCGCGAGCCGCGCTTCGTGTCCCTCATCCCGGGAACTCATGCTGCCCATTCGATTCCGAGTGCGGCGAGTGCGGTGAGTTTGTCGGCGGTCAACTTGTCCCGGCGGCTCTTCTGGTTCATGGTCCACACTCCGAGCTTGACGAGGTGTTCCTGTCCCTCTACGACAATTGCCTCTACGTGAGCTCTGGGGACCTTCACAGAGCCCACGCGGGCCTTGTACTGCGCCAGGGCCGCTACGCCCTTCTCGAAGGCGCTCACGGGCGTCGTGGACGGATTCGCCGGCGCTTCCAGTTCTGCCGCGATCGGTACGACGCCGATGGCCTCCAGGCGCTCGCGCTGCCCGCCGACCAGGGCGGCCCACACCTCGGGCTTTCGCTGCTTGGCGAGCCACTTCCCGATGTCCATGCCGTGGACGGTGACCCCGGGTTCGATGTACGCGAGGATGCTTTCCTCCACGAGCATCTCGCGCACCACGGCGTAATGCCGCTGCCACTCCGGCGGCCACGACGGGTTCCAGTCCTCGTCGACCTCCCTGAGCGCCGTCTCCCACTCGGGGTGCCCCTCCAGCGCGCCGGGTCGCCGCAAATTCGCGAGCCACATCCCCAACGGCCGGTCCAGCATGGTCGCGGAGCGGGGCGCGCACAGCGTCCAGTGCTGGTCGTAGTACGCCTTGGCGGCCTCCAGGTTCTCTTGGAACCGCTCAGCGGCGGGGTTCCAGACCATGCCGAGCTTCTCCAGCCGCTGGGCGCGCTGGCCGGTCATCTGCCCTGCCCCGTACGCCCGTCGCTGCTCCGCGACCCACTGCCCGAGCGGGTAGGCGCCCTCCTTGTGCCCGTATGGAACCCGGGCGTGCAGCTCCCGCTCCGCGAACTTCTTCAGCGACGCCCAGCCGCGCGCCCAGTCCTGCTTCTCCGTGTCGATCACGTTGAAGCTCACCCAGTCCGCGACCATCATCGGATCACGCGGAGCCGCAAAACGCAGCAGGAGACGGGATTCGTCCTCGCCTTCCTCGGGT includes these proteins:
- a CDS encoding ricin-type beta-trefoil lectin domain protein, which translates into the protein MYQLQVLESDQCVTAEDNNYVTLAACAANPGKPQRWKVDATGGWSKIESRAFPGYALENSGSTVRLVQVSGADTQKWSVGPG